The genomic stretch cctaaggcTTCAGGTCTTCCGCTATCAATCCAACCCCACACAGTCGAATAAATGGCACCTCCTCGGTGACGGTGGGTCACTCCagtaaaaagaaaggaagtaaaATTGAATGGTAGATCTCCGATCTCCTTCTCGTTTGGACGTACACGTGGCTCTCTGGATGAACGGTTGCTGAGAATATTTGAGAATAATAAAATCGAAGTAGCAGACATCGAATAACTATTAAAGAATTATATAAACACcgaaatataaaaaacaaaacaaatttcaCGAATTTTTGTGTTCGGCACGAGAAGGGTCAGGAGCAAGCGACGGGGAAAGCAAGTGGATTCGATTCTCGATTTACCCTTAACTCTTCTTCTATAATTtccaaaaggaagaagaagaagaagaagaagaagaagaagaagaattgatTTTGTAGTTTATAAAAACTTTCAATTTTGGAATCGATCGGATTCGAAGATATGGGGGATTCAGCAAGTGAGAACTTGCAGAACAAGACAGCAGAAGAGGTTTCTAGAGTTGTTGAGTTAGCCAAGGAATTACAAGATTCGGCTTCTTCTCTGATCGCAAAGGCTTCCAATGAAGAACAAGCTTTACGCTTACGAGTTGTTGCTCTTGATTCTAGTATTCAGAAACTCAGGTCTTCGATCGATTCCACCGTCAAAAAATCCACTTTAGATCGCAAGGAAGCTGAGAAGGTAAGTTTTTACATGCATCGATTATTGCTTCGAATCAGATTTCTTAGGGTTATTGATTATGTGGTATTGAATATAGTGGATTGGTTAATTGGGGGTTCTTGTGTGTTAATTCAGTTGGATGAAGAACTATACAGAGCCAAATGCATTCTAACCGATGGAGACGCATCTTCGTACCTTCCAAACAAATATGATGGTGCTTTTACTCTTCTGTTAGTTCAATTGTTCTGCTATATGCGTCTTTCTATCTATGCTGCGGTTTTGGTTAGCATTTTTGAGTGATTATCGAATCATATGCAGGTACTTTTCTGAAGATGTTTCTTGGTCCTATCAACGTACGAGCTAATAGGAAAGATATccaattgaaagtaaaagagGAGTACAACAGTTACAGGGTATGTATTTTTTCGTTCCTCTTTACTTTATCTATTTCtgctctttatttattttaaatagtGGAATTACTTATCTTTGCATGCGGCACTTCAATACAAAGAGTTAAAAGTGTTAAAACTTTGACAAACTTgatcttttatttacttattttagaatttttttttttttttgggggtggggttggtgtTGGTAATTATGGCAGTCATTGTCAATGGACATATTGACACCATTAAAGTTATGGGTTTGGTATGCTACCTTTGCCACTAGTTGAACTGATAAACCTAATTTGTGGTGAAAAGTTTGACCTAACTGGTCTGATGGTAGAGAAGTGCTCCACAAATCTCTCTCTGAATGGAAGTAATGTGAGAGAAGTGTAATTGACCATAATAGTTGAGCTCCAGCTTCAGTGTCAAGGTGGGATGCTGAAGCAGAGCATATAGAACAGTTTTTTCGGGGAAAGTAGCCAACTGATTTGCAAGTCAGTTCATTTGGGTTCAATTGGATGGACTTTAGGTTATATCAGTTATCAAGAATACTGTTAAGACCgttaaaaaatgataaaaaaaacttaattaaaTACATGATTTAGTAAATCCTGTCAAACAGAAAACTTATCAATTTCCAGAAGCAAGAAAactatattattttattatttggtcAGGTTAGCTTCAAATTGTGATGAAAATAATTCTCTTTGTAAAACACAATCATGGTCATAAGTGTTAACAATTTTGGTCAATATAGCTGAAATATTTCGTTATTTTATTCAAGATTATTTGAACTCCTGTAGACAGTAGACATTACAAGAATATTTGAGATATGAACATATATTTAATCAGTATTGCCAAACAATTGTTTTAGACCCTGACCTACACGGGCATAAATCGAAATTTAAGTGGTTAATCTCTCCTAAACAGAATTCGGGTTTCTACTTATGTAGAGATAGATGCAGTTTCACTGCCATGAGAGGTTCTTGCACCATAAGTTCTACAATGTAGAAGCTTGGGTTATAAGTTCTAGTGTGGCCCAGGGCTTCCTATGCAGTCCAAATATCTGTCAGGTGGCATTTTATATGAGGCCTAAATTTTGTGAGTAGGTAGACCTCAAGGTGTCCCCTGCTCATGTTGAAGTTTAGCTGATACAGAGTTGGTGATGTGGCAAAATAAAGGTCTAAAAATCCAGAATTTCCAAGAGGTTGCACACTAATGCATGCACTATCTAgaggatgcatgccaatacatagGAAAGGGGTATTTCATTGAACTAGGTTCCTCTTTGACCCCAAAACACTAGAAGTAttcattatataatttttacaTCTTACACCTCCACTTGGCATTGCGCCTTAACCCATGTGTAATGCTTTGGAATGGAGGCCTTGGTGCCTAATTGTTCCTCTTGCCTCAATAACTTAGTGTGAAGTAGAATGACATAACATACACACATGCTGGCATGCTGCCATGTCACAGAAAATCAAGGTGACAGTAGTTCTTCTTTATTGCCAATTGTAAACCATAAATTATAATCTCGACGAAAGGAGCAGGTCATTGGATCCAGTGGCCTCCAGTCCTTGTATACATACCATCATCGGATCTATTCATCTGCCATTGAATGCTGTGTACCATGTCAAAGTCAAATAGTAGTTCTTCTTTATACTTAGCGTTGTTGACTAATATTTTATGCATAGGGTGTAGATAGTTTGGTAATGCTTATCCATGAATTGAATGCATCCATATTCTTCTGGAGTTTTCAGGTCATTGTTTGCTGGTTGCAATCACTCTAGCTTTGCAAATGTATTTCCCCCTCCCTTGGCCACCATGGAAGCTTTTGATCTTCTTCTATGTCCATTTATGCAGCTCCATGACCATTCATGGGTGGAACCTTCTcatgaagttaaaaaaaaaacaagcatATTCGAAGGGGTGCTAGATGGATTTATCTGCTCTAGCTATGTCCCCTATAGTATTAGGAGTGCTTTGAAACTTTTCTGCTTGGATTAGTGGAAAACTGACATTTTGTGGATCCTTATGTATGGTCAGCTATGCATCTTGAAAATTCAATCCAACTGGTTTTTGCAATATCCCGTTATATTTTCCACATTTTTCAACTGATACTAATGAAGCTGCCTTCTTTTGAATGGATACATTGTAGATGAAACTTTACTGTTCTATCATTTATGAGTACTTAATTTTGCAAACTACCATATACTATATCAATCAATATTGAACACTCCACGCTGTTCCCACTAATCCACTGTGAATTGTTGTCGTCAAGTTGGAAAATTTTTTGAGCTTGACCATTGATACTGTCCCTCATGAACAGGATAGAACTGCTTTGCTGTTTCTTATTTTCCCATCAGCACTACTTTACTTGGGGTCCAAGTTATGGAATGGATGCTTGCCGGCATTGCCAGTTCAGATTTACCAGGTACCAAATTCTTAATCCAGGTCTGGTGTTGGAAGTGAAATATTTTATTTGGCTTCATAGCTTTGTGATGATTTATTTGTGCAGTGAGTAATGAATATACCTTTTTTCAGGCTTGGCTATTGTTTCTCTACACAAGTTTGGCTTTGCGAGAGAATATATTGAGAGCAAATGGAAGTGATATTCGTCCATGGTAATTGGatataattttttgttgttgaaatTTTGTCAAATTCCTTGTTGTGTCCCACTGTACTTTGTGTCTAtcattgttctttttttcctctcacaTCTTTGACAATGTCCTATTGTCCTTGTATGTGGGCATACGAACTTGTGTTCTATGTTGATGCTTTCCCAATCAACATTTAAACTAGAAGGTTGAAATGAAAAAAGCCATCTGGCTGAAATGTACCAATCAAGCTGTAGCCAATTTATGTGCTGATGTGCAGGTTTGTCAGAATTCTATACTTTGAGAGGATGGACAATTCTAATATGGCATGTACTAGAGAAGGTGAGGCTATCGAGtaaatatgtagatataattaaagatatgtatgacgACACGATGACTAATATGAGAACCGTGGGAGGGCAAGGAAGGAATTCCCAGCTACAATTGGAGTACATCAAAGATCTGCTTTTAAGCCTTGGATCtgtttgtgcttatcatggattcTTAACCAGGAACATTCAAGATGCAGTTATGTGGTGTATGCTCTTTTTTGATGATATTGtattggtggatgagacaaaagttgAGATTAACGCTAAGTTAGAGCTAcgaagatcaaccttggaatcaagaggttttaagatatgTGGAATGAAtacagagtatatgatgtgtaactttagtcacactacgaTTTGGATAATGCTATGGTGaagattgaagagagagaggtaccGCTATATGATCATTTTAGGTATATGGGATCAACCATAATGAAGAAgttgatatagaggatgatgtttcccaaAGGATTAAAGTCCAATGTTAGTTTCTCTTTCATCTAACTCGATACATCTTTAAGCTCCTTTTCCAACTTGGCGGTGCTTTCCATAGCCATGTGGTCTATGCTGTTTGCAAATAAGATGCTATAGTTGGCCCCAAGCTTCAAATGCATACCAGTTCTTGCCACCACCTTGTGCATGTTTACAAGTATTCTGAGCATGTCCCAATTTTTTGCCCAATAGATTAACGATGGCGGAAAACAACAGCAATAGTCAAACTACCTGCTTCATATGATCCTAAAGATATGATTCTTTCCTATAGTAGACATAATTGGcacggcgccaaggcaaaccaagacggtggagggttgtctaagcgcttaggcgagaagacGCACACCTTGAgacgaacaaggcgaccaattgttatcttttatttttcctattttctaacattatttagtaaactatatataccttatatcataaaaaatcaagattaagcaacatcaagtcattaaaaatcaacatttaaccatattaaatcataaaaaattaatattaagtcatattaagttataaaaaatcaaaatttctagaaatgctctggttctataataagtttgactgatcaaatgatattatttttacatgaaactttttgtatcagttataatagaaagccagctttccaacaagtctaagattacttaaatctgagtagtaatgacaaagttatgctccggtcaaacttatttttaagtgcgcgattgctgttaaaatcgtctaaatgaaaataattttatggatatcaaaacaaaaaattattttaccagacttttggtttttagcaatgttttaacatgatagaatttataaaattttcataattgagaaaaaatccagcatttaaaagttgaaaatcgcccctataaccaaaatccggtttttcttcttggactggggggttgactttttatccttttggaatttgatttttaaactatttttattggattcaaatgggggctatttgcttatttatgaataatatcttaagtaaatgctttttatatttgttattgctttttatatttgttatttcattttttaaaaatgaaataacaaatataaaaagcaataacaaatataaaaagcatttacttaaatgatatttggcataaataagtgccaaaacataaGGCGACATGCAATGCAATAAGGTGACTGtccctaggcgacgccttgacaactataacTAGTAGAGTAACTTGTGTTTTGTCAGTGTAAAGGGGCCACAAAAACTTGAGGGGATTTATCAGGATTCAGGACTTAAGAACCTACATGCTAGACATTTTTGTCGAAGGATACATTGTAATGCTTAATCATATTAGAGATATTCTTGCTAATTTTCTTGACCACTGTGCTGATGTGTTTTAGCAATTTCTCAAACACATGAACATGATTCAAACCTGGAACTCTTTAGGCTGCTGATTTTTAAGCTAAGACTGGATTTCCTTGTCTTCAAATTTTAGAGATAGATTGTTTATTTAAAAGTACATGAAGGGAATGATGTTACTGACACTTTGTTTTGAGTGATATTTGCATTCTAATGCTTGTATGATTACATTCTGATCAACAATTGATTAATTACTCCTGGCCATCTGCTGATGTCAGGGCTACACCTACTCAAAAACATTACAAAATTTCCCTGTTCTGATTTTGCAGGTGGGTATACCACCACTACTGTGCTATGGCGATGGCACTTATCAGTCTCACGTGGGAGATAAAAGGGCAACCTGACTGTGCCAACAAGCAGGTTattccttttttaatttttgttatttatgtttatattttcaTCTTGTTTCTCAATTTTTAATTCTTAATGCAGAAAGGTGTACAACTTTTCCTGATATGGGCTGTAATGCAAGGTTTTGCTATGATTCTCCAAAATAGATACCAACGGCAGAGACTGTACACTCGTATTGCATTGGGAAAGGTGCTGTTTCACAACCACTTGCAAATGATTCATTTGCAAGCTTGATTGAACTTATTTGATGCTTCCACGCATGCAGCTATGAACCGATCAGTAGGAAGCAGTTCTTTGCTCTCCTGGCATTTCTGGTCCAGCTGATTCTGTTATGGAATGGACCTCTAGGATTTTTAACCGGACATTGTATAGCTGCTGTCTTTTTGGTAGATGTCACAAGGTGGACTAACTTTTCTTGCTATTTGCAGGCAAGGAGGATGGACGTTGTGTGGGGAGAAACTGCCGGTGTAGAAGGTCAATTGTGGCTGTTATGCCCCCTACTCTTCATTTTGCAGGTGATGCAACCTTATGCCTTAGCAGTTGGCTTCTTAGAATGTTGACATAAGTGTAATCAGTGGCCACAATTAATGTTTTCTTGTGAGGAACTATGTTGATGACAATGAAGTAAGAAGTCTAATATTATTATTTCCAATTCCTAAATATCTTTTATGTAAACCTCGGAAGCTTTTTTGTTGTGTTCTAATAGCACTTGTTTAGAACATCTCTTGGATAGTATAAGCACACatgttatattatttattttctgctgGAAGTAAATTTGGAGATAGTATAGAAGGCATCAGCCACTCGACATGTTTCTATCTGGAAACTGtaataaaaatagtaaaaatattGTTTGAGTTTGTCCTGATATTTTAGTTGAAGTATGGATTTATTTTTCGGTGGATTTCTGGTCTCAGGGTTTTGAAGCATATGTTGGACTATTGCTCCTAAGGACCGTTCGGGCTGGTGTTGTTTCTGAATGGCAGGCAAGAAATTAGTGTCTACTTGCAACTTTCATGCAACATGCTTCTTTGTAGCAGGATTTGAATGAGTCATATGTCACACTTGTATTCCTTCTAAAGCGAAATTTAATTGACACAATCTGCTCTTCTACCAGGTAGCTGTTTGCGGGATCCTTCTGGTTGTGATGGCAGTTGGGAACTTCACAAACACAGTACAGACACTCATGTCAAAGTCAAAGGTTAAAGCAAAAATGAGGAGAACAAAGAGCAAGTTGGAACTAGATCGGACTAAAGAGATTGTGAGATAAGGCAGAGATTTTCTAAAGCCTGGATGTTATGCCAAGTTATGCGGGAGATATTTATTCTTGGGCTCTTGTTGAAATGCATCTTAGGTTTCTTGACAGGTCTGTTCATCATTCAGGCATCAGGGAAGTGAAAGTTACGAGGGATGCCTAATTAGCTGATGCTCGCTTGTGGTCTTTGTGGTCACTTTCTTTGGCAGGCTAAGAATATTCCAAAGTTTAAGAATGAGTCTTTGAAGCTCGAAGTAAATGTCAGCCAGTTTTGAGTTTTTATTCATGTTGGCTTGCATAGCAAATCTTGATCTCTCCTTTTAAACATATAATCTGTCCTTGGAAGAAGAGGGATTGATGAGAGTTAGGGCTTTTCAATTTGTTACGGTTGATTTTTTTGGTCTAGTTGGTTGTTTACTTAATTCTCTGATTTTTCTGTACCATTCGAAGAcactttttatttaaatttcaatACCCTGTTTTTGCAACAGTTAATTCTCCTTTTATCATCTTGGTTAAGTTGGTAAGTATTTTTGCTCAATAAATCTCCTTATTTTTATATCACGGTCCGATCGGTTTAATCAGACTGAGTGAACCAGGAGCAACCAGGCTCAACCAATTGATGCTCCGTCACTGGCTAACACTGGCATGAGTACCGGCTTGTCGTTGGACCAGATCATGGAACAGCTAGAAGAATAGCCATTATACCAGTCACCAGCATTGGGATGAAGCACTGGTGGGAAAAAATTTTACACATTAAGCCATAATTTTTAGCCATTCCTCGTCTATTAATAGGGGTTTTGGGTATGGTTTGGCAAGTCTCTGGGCATCAATTGGAACACCCTTCTGTGATATTTTAAAAGACAGAGGGCCAAGATTGGAGGAAATCAAGTACTCCATGAGCTTAACTTGGAGAAATCAATCAAGGAGACTTGAGGAGAAAGACCAAGCCAGTTAAGACTTAATGAAAGATCAGCTCAATATCTTGTATATTAACCTTAGGGAGGTGTGTTGTGTAATGCTTAATTTGTTTTATCTCCCTACAAAGAGGGATCTTGTATTGTGCTTGTCTTTGTCTATCAGTCTTGTTTAGTTGAATGGAATAACTCAACATCCCCTTTGTTAGGAGGAGTTTTTAAAGGTTAGGTGTGAGCTTTGAAATACTCacattctgtgtgaacggggagAGACACCATGGTTTGATGGTGAGCCTCGGAAAACTATTGTGCTTCTTGTGAGTCTGGAAAATATCTGTTTGTGTAGCGAACCATATAAAACTACTTTGTGAGGATTTAACTGCTATCCTATTGAGATAATGGAAACTCAATGAGTGATGAGCTTCTCGGAGTGGATGGATATAGGCAAGGTTGTCGAACTACTATAAGTACTAGTGTCTATATCTCTATTGCTATTGTTAATTTCCATACATTGTATTGAATGTTTGTTGAGTTCAAACAAGTTTATTGCTTTCCGTTAATATGTTCATATTATGTTTGAAGTTTCAACTCAATATTTCTTTTAGTACGATGTTATTAAacaataggttttttttttttttttttctacatgaTTACCTAGCTTTCGTTTTGAAACCATCATTATATTTGACAATTTTCTGACATTTTTTGCCCTGACTCCCCTTTGCCTCCACCTTCATCTTTGGCCTCACCTCTGCCCCCACCACCATCACTTTCTCTACCATGCGCTCAATGGAGTGGGGCATCCATCATCCAATAGAAAATTGCAACAAGACCAATTGATTCACAGATGTTCGAGGGAGTAGGGAAGTTTGGtgcaaaaatataaaacatagaCGAGGTATTATTttgtgtagttttttttttNNNNNNNNNNNNNNNNNNNNtttttttttttggctttcaaACATAGCATGGGTAATTTTGACTTATGTGAAATGTATTTGAAGAATAGTTGGGTCTTTTacgttttcctatttttttaggACCAAGTTTCCCTAAGGCCACATTGAATGGGTgaatgggaatacatggggGGAGAGGGGTCTCTCTCGACATCACCGCACGGTGAAGgaaattttctcctttttattttttattttttttatactaaGTAGATATCAGTTGGATTGAAATCTTCTTCGACGACTCTCGCTCCAGCGACCTTCTAACCTTTCACACGCATGCATGGGGGCTAGGTGCCAAACAGTTGGGGCTCTGCACAATGCCCCAAATATTGGGCTGCATGCATGGAGGATGGGGGGAAAatcgttggagaggatccaagaTCTTCCATTCAACATAGGGTTTGGAAAATCACCCGATCCTAATTCAGGATCGGTGTCCCAGTTCCGATTCGAATCATGTGAGTCAGTTTCACTCCGACCCGAAAAACcaagtttcaaatttcaaaatttcaatcggTACTACACGCCCGCAAATCCGGATTTACCCGAACCAATTTTGAACTTACCTTCAGCAATGCCGCAGTTGATCCTGTCTGATCTCACTAGTTGTCGTCTCTATCGCCACCGAGCATCGACCCGTGATGGCCGTTGCTTCTGTTCCTCCTCCTCCTGACCTCTATCATCTCTGAGACCAAACTATCTATGGCTTCGTCTTCTCTTCGATCGTGGAGGACAGCCTTCCTCACTTTGAGAGACGAAACCCTAACTTCTCCCCCTCGGActtccctctcttccctcctCCAACACCTCATCTTCTCTCATTCCGAGATTCTTATCTCCGCCTCTCCTGACCTCCCTACTCACGAGGTAAAAAAACCTAAGTTTTATCCATTACACTTGAATTCTCCATTTCAGTCATGCCATTAATTGCGATGCTTAATGTGTCAGGTTACGTCGGAtgtgatatttctggtggaattgGTTGGGAATAGTTCAGAGAGTGAAGATGCTGGAACTACTTTTGTTCACATATCCCACTTGGTattaccttgttgatgcttctgtTCTTATGATTGTTTACTGCATGGTTGATTTCTATAATGGGTAAGTGTATAACTGAGATACATGTTGGCGCAGATCCACGAAGTGAGTCGCCATGTTTGCCTGGAAATGAATTCGTCTTCTTGGGCTACTATGATGGCCTTTCTTGGAATGGTTGTGGAGTTCTATCTTGGCAAAGCTGATAAAAGGAAGGCCTTCACAGGGAATTCGGCTAGTCTTAAACCCATAATGGAGATTTTAGAGACGCTAAGGTGACCTTTTGACTTTGATTTATCGTGTCAATGCTAAGTGTGAATCATGGTTCTTTTCTTAATGGGGCAGTCTCCATTATTGTAGGACAATTATTTACTTGTTATGGCTTTTAGTTATCTTTCTAAAAGTAAATGGTAACTTTGGGGAGAATCAATTCCTGATAgcttatttataaattttaaaaggaaaaagaaaatttgtgcTGTATGGAGTCCATGGACTTCAAGTATTTTTTCTATCCAAATTTATGCAAGATAGCAGACATACAATTTGCCTGGCCTATTTACTGGCACTGGATTAGCATGCCATAGTGATTATAAGATCTTCCTTATAAAAATGCTTTTCTAAAGatgttttatttgtttggtttgatacatattcCTCATTTTCGACTGTATTTGACCTGTCTATCGTTGGTGGTTTTAAACAGACTGTCTCTAGTTTTGCTGAAGGTTATCATTTCTTCTAAACATCTTTACTGATACTCCCCACAGATATTTTTCCAATGGATACGGAAGACACTGTTTGCCCTCTGATACTGCGGTCTTAGTCAAACTCCTCCTCCATATTGTTACATGCTCTCATGATGAGTTGGTTAGGTCATTTTATACGAGTGTCAATAAGCGGTTTTCTGCTGATACTGGAACAATAATCTCCAAATACAGCAATTTGTGGGAAACTCAGACAGTTGCCTTGGCTATGATTGGTGAAGCATTCTCAAGAGTTGGATCTTTTGTTCCAGTTGAGATGTGGCAATCAACAATTGAGGTGTGTGTACCATTCTGCTTCTTTAATGATATTTAATTAAGTGAAGTGACGCAAGTATCTGTTGTCAACTAGGTTCTGAGAAAAGTGATGG from Macadamia integrifolia cultivar HAES 741 chromosome 11, SCU_Mint_v3, whole genome shotgun sequence encodes the following:
- the LOC122092839 gene encoding transmembrane protein 120 homolog, which produces MGDSASENLQNKTAEEVSRVVELAKELQDSASSLIAKASNEEQALRLRVVALDSSIQKLRSSIDSTVKKSTLDRKEAEKLDEELYRAKCILTDGDASSYLPNKYDGTFLKMFLGPINVRANRKDIQLKVKEEYNSYRDRTALLFLIFPSALLYLGSKLWNGCLPALPVQIYQAWLLFLYTSLALRENILRANGSDIRPWWVYHHYCAMAMALISLTWEIKGQPDCANKQKGVQLFLIWAVMQGFAMILQNRYQRQRLYTRIALGKARRMDVVWGETAGVEGQLWLLCPLLFILQGFEAYVGLLLLRTVRAGVVSEWQVAVCGILLVVMAVGNFTNTVQTLMSKSKVKAKMRRTKSKLELDRTKEIVR